Genomic window (Bradyrhizobium sp. 186):
TCTATATCCACGACATCCGCGCCGCCGGCGTCGCCTTCAACACGCCCGCCGCGAAGGACGGTTCGGCCACCGGCTGCTCCTATATCCTGGTGACGGCCGACGGCGAGCGGACCATGAACACCTATCTCGGTGCGGCGCAGGACCTGTCGCCCGCCGACATCGATCCGGCCGAGATCGCTGCTGCCGGCATCGTCTATCTCGAGGGCTACCTTTGGGATCCCAAGAACGCCAAGGACGCCTTCGTCAAGGCGGCCAAGGTCGCCCATGACGCAAAGCGCAAGGTGGCGCTGACGCTGTCGGATTCGTTCTGTGTCGATCGCTACCGCGACGAGTTCCTGGCGCTGATGCGCAACGGCACCGTCGACATCGTCTTCGCCAACGAATCCGAGCTGCACTCGCTCTACACGACCTCGGACTTCGACACCGCGCTGAAGCAGCTGCGCAACGACGTCAACCTCGGCGTGGTCACCCGCAGCGAAAAGGGCTGCATGGTGGTCTCCCCGGAAGACGCCGTCGCCGCGCCTGCTTTCCCCATTGCTCAGCTGGTCGACACCACCGGCGCCGGCGATCTCTTCGCTGCCGGCTTCCTGTTCGGCCTCGCGCGTGAGCTGCCGTACAAGCAGTGCGGCAGTCTCGGCGCGCTGGCGGCCGCCGAAGTGATCCAGCACATCGGCGCGCGACCGCAAGTGTCGCTGAAGGAGCTGGCCGAGCAGCGTGGGCTGACAGGGTAGAGCTCGCCTCTCGCCCCGTGGAGGCAGGTACGCGCCTCATCCTCAGTCGTCATGCCCGGGCTTGTCCCGGGCATCCACGTTCTTCGTACCGCGGTGTGAGGCGTGGATGGCCGGGACGAGCCCGGCCATGACGCGCTGTGAGAGGTGTGTGCTCGTCTACGCCGCCTTCCGCCCGCTGCCCGCATCGAGCCCGGCATACACACCACGCTCGAATTCGGCGAAGGCCTCCAGGCACTTCGCGTCGGCAAACGGCAACACCTGCATCAGGATCACACCGGTGACGTCGCGTGACGGGTCGATCCAGTAGTAGGTGTTGGCGAGGCCCGCCCAGGCGAGGCTGTTCGGGCTGCGTCCCTCCGGTGTCTTGGCGGTGTTGATCAGGAAGCTCAGGCCCCATTTCTTCACCTGGTCCGGATAGAGATCGACGTCGTTGGAGTACATCGGGGCCACCGAATTCATCCTGGTGACGTTGAGGTCGCCGATGTGGTTCTGCCCCATCGTCGCGACCGTCTCCGCTTTCAGCACCTGGTTGCCGTTGCCACGGCCCTTGTTCAGGATCATCTGGGTGAACTTGATGTAGTCGCCTGCGGTCGAATAGAGGCCGCCGCCGCCCATGTGGAATTCCGGCTCCTGCTCGAGCTCGAACGGGATCGCGGCGAGCTGGCCGTCCTCGCCGCGCGCATGCATGCCGACAAGCCGCTCGCGCATGCTGTCGGTGATCTTGAACGCGGTCTCATTCATGCCGAGCGGCGCGAACAAATGATCCCGCAGATAAGCATCGAGCCGCTTGCCGCTGATAGCCTCCACCGCCTTGCCGACGAAGTCGATATTGGTGCCGTACTCCCAGCGCGTGCCGGGATCGGAGGCGATCGGCGTCTTCAGCGCGGCGTTCTGGCACGTCGTGATCGCCGGCGTGCCGGTCTTCTCCAGATAAATCGCATTGTCGCCATTCCACATGTTGTAGCAGAAGCCGGCGGTGTGGGTCATGAGGTGACGCAGCGTGATCGGCTTGTTCGCAGGCCGCAGCTTCGGCTCGCCATTGGCATCAAAACCTTCGAGCACTTGCGGCTTGGCGAGATCGGGCAACACCTCACTGATCGGCGCATCCAGCGACAGCTTGTCCTGCTCGACCAGTTGCATCGCCCCGGCGGTCGTCACCGCCTTCGTCATCGATGCGATCCAGAATACGCTGTCGGTCGTCATTGGATCGGGCTTGGACAGGTCCCGCCTGCCGAACGCGCCCTGGTACAGCACCTCGTTACCGCTCGCGGCAATGGCGACGACGCCGGGAATCTCCTGGGCGTCGCTTTTCTGGCGCAGAATCTCGTCGATCTGGGCTTGGCTTTGCATACGCGTTTCCTCCGGTTTGATTATTGTTGGAAGCGATCGATTGTCCTCCCGCGTGCTCCGCGCGGCAAGCGCATCCATGGCTCCGCGCCGGTCGCGATGTCGTGACTTGACGGCCCGCGCCCTGCGCAGGACGACAAGGCCGCTGAACTGCAACGTCTCCTTGCAATCTGCGGTAGATCGGCGCATTTCGCCGTGACCGCGGATCGGCCCACGCGATATGTTTCGAGAGTTTTCGAGCACTTGAAACATTTTGTGCGTTGCGGTGTTCAGCACTCGGCCTAATCGGCGGCTGACGCTAAGACTTGATACAAATTTGGCGGCCGATCGGCCGCGAGGGGACCTCTGATGATTTCGACCTGGAACGAATGGAAGCGCTATCCCCGTCCCGGACGGGGCGACAATCTCGAGGCGCCGATCTCGCCCGGCATCTACGAGGTCCGGATCGCCGGCACTGGTGCGCTCTATTCGTTCGGCGCGGTCGACAATCTGGCGCAGGCGCTGGCGCTGCTTCCGGTCGGCTCGAAGTCCTGGTTCGGCCGCCGGGACACCTCCGACGCGCCGGATCTCGAATACCGCACCTGCGGGACCTCGTCGAAGGCCGATGCCAAGGCGGCCGCCGAGCGCATGATCGGCCGGCGCGAGACCTATCTGAGCGGCGCGGCGTAACTACGCTGTTCCCAGTTTAGCTCCCAGCAGATGCGCGTTGCGGGACCGTGCATTGCGCGCCACCTGTCCCTATATTCCGGGCCGATCCGATCGTCCGAAGGAGCAACGCCATGACCCCAACCGCCGCCGCACGCGCTCAGCAAGCCACCTCCACCCTGCGCGACCGGTTGAAGGACCCTTCGCTGCTGAAGGAGGCCTGCTACATCGACGGCGCGTGGGTTGGCTCGTCGGTCTTTGCCGTTAACAATCCCGCGACTGGCGTCGAGATTGCAAAAATCCCGCAGCTCTCGGCGGGCGACGCCACCAAGGCCGTCGAGGCCGCCGAGCGTGCATTCCCGGCCTGGGCCAAGCACACCGCCAAGCAGCGCTCCAACATCTTGCGCAAATGGTTCGAGCTGATTATCGCCAACCGCGAGGATCTCGCGCTGATCCTCACCTCCGAGCAGGGCAAGCCACTCAGCGAGGCGCTCGGCGAGGTCGACATCGGCGGTGCCTATGTCGAATTCTTTGCGGAGGAAGCGCGCCGCGTCTATGGCGAGACCATTCCGACCCAGCGGCCCGATGCGCGGCTGCTCGCGATCAAGCAGCCGATCGGCGTTTGCGGCGCGATCACGCCGTGGAATTTCCCGAACTCGATGATCACGCGAAAAGTCTCGCCCGCGCTTGCAGCCGGCTGCACCGTGGTGCTGAAGCCCGCCAACGAAACGCCGCTGTCGGCGCTCGCGCTCGCCGTGCTCGCGGAGAAGGCCGGCGTGCCCAAGGGCGTGTTCAACATCATCACGGGTGATGCGCCGCCGATCGGCAAGGTGCTGTGCGAGCATCCGGCGGTGCGCTTCGTCGGCTTCACCGGCTCGACCGCCGTCGGCAAGATTCTCTACCAGCAGGCCTCCGTCGGCGTGAAGAGGCTCGGCCTGGAGCTTGGCGGCAATGCGCCGTTCGTGGTGTTCGACGACGCCGACATCGATGCGGCGGTCGAAGGCGCGATCGTCTCGAAATACCGCAACATGGGCCAGACCTGCGTCTGCGCCAACCGCCTTTACGCTCAGGACAAGATCTACGACGAGTTCGTGCAGAAGCTGTCGAAGAAAGTTGCGACGATGAAGATCGGCGATGGCACCGAGAGCGGCGTCACGCAGGGCCCGCTGATCAACATGAAAGCGATCGACAAGGTCGAGCGCCATATTGCCGACGCGGTGAAGCGCGGCGCCAAGATCGTCACCGGCGGCAAGCGCAGCGAACTCGGACGCTCCTTCTTCGAGCCGACCGTGCTTTCCGACGTCAAGCCGGATTCTCTGGTCGCGCAGGAAGAGACGTTCGGCCCGCTCGCCCCGGTGATCCGCTTCAAGGACGAAGCCGACGTCATCGCGATGTGCAACGCCTCGCCGTTTGGTCTGGCTTCCTACTTCTACTCCCGCGATCTCGGCCGCGTCTGGCGCGTCGCCGAAGCGCTGGAATCCGGCATGGTCGGCGTCAACACCGGCCTGATCACCACGGAAGTCGCGCCCTTCGGCGGCGTCAAGGAAAGCGGTCTCGGCCGCGAAGGCTCGCACCACGGCATGGAAGAATATGTCGAGATCAAATACGTGATGATGGCGGGGGTGTGAGGTCTCTGCATCTGCACTGCGATGCCGTGGCGAGTTTGGTCAGCGCGACGGCTGGCCTTCGCCGAAGCCGCCAGTCAACGCTTGCTCCGACGCAGTTGACTGGGGCTGCGCCCGAGTTCGCGGCGCATCCATTTGGCAAGGTGAGATTGATGGGAGAAGCCGACGTCAAGGGCAACCATGCTCAGTTTGCGATCGTCTTGAAGCAGAAGCAATTGCGCGCGCTCCACCCTCTTTTTCAAAACGTAACGGTGAACCGTGACGCCCATGGCCACCTTGAACCAGGTCCGCAAATGCGAGCTGCTCACGGCGGCCACGCGGCTGAGAACGTCGATGGTGAGCGCTTGGTCTAGATTCGCGTCGACATACGACAGGACTCTCTGAAGTTGCGCATTTGAGAGGCGAGTGGTCTGACTTGGTGGGTCATCCGCCAGGCCGAGCAGTTCGACCGCCAGGGCCATTCCAACATTTTCGGCGAATAAGGGGCCGCTCGGCGAGCCCGCTTTCATGTCACTTTCGAGAGCCTGCCCGAGGAAAACGATGCGCTCATTTCGGAGCATGTGATGCGTCCCGAGCTGGACGGATGCCCTTCGTCCAGCTCTGGCTGCTGCATAGTCTAGCATCCCGGGCGCGAGCCGGATTTGAAGCGACTGATAGGGTGTCTCCGCAACGAAGCCTCCGGCGGTGCCCGACGGAATCAGGTCGATATCGCCGGCTTGACGCAGGAACTGGCCTCCGGTCTCAAGGCAACGCGAACGAGTGGCAGGGCTGAGATGGATAATGACCCTGTGATCGGGAGTCGGCTCCAGCGCAATGGAATCAGGCTCGGTTCGTGTCGTCGCTGCGGTGGTGCCGAACGATGTCGGCGTCGAGCTCGATTTCGCACGCATGGGACGGGCACTCCGGGTCTTGGCGGAATCTGACCGGTATTTGGCGCCTTGTGCGCGATTTTCAACGGCTCCGAGGCCAAGAACTCATCAGTCGCTTATGACAAATGAGGATGCCAAGTGGGTACTTACGTAATTGTCGGAGCCGGCCCTGTCGGACGCGAAACTGCACGTCTCTTGGCGGAGGAGGGACACAACGTCGTCCTGACGAGTAGAAACGCCGGGTCACTCGATGCAGCAAATGTGCGCACGATTTCGTCGGATGCTACCGACGCTGCGCGACTGGCCGGAATAAGCAAGGGCGCTGATGCGATCTTCATGTGCGCCATGGCGGCCTATCATCGATGGCCGACCGACTTCTTTCCGATCATGGATGGAACGGTCAAGGCCGCCGGGCAGGTTGGTGCCAGGCTGATCGTGCTCGGGAATGTCTACGGTTACGGCGAGCGGGCTGCGAGCCCCCTCACTCCAGACCTGGAGCCGGACCCGACCACCAGAAAAGGCACAGCCAGGCACATCATGTGGCAGCGCGCAGTTCGATCGAACGTTCCTTCCCTCGAGGTCCGCGCAAGCGACTATCTGGGCGAGGGGGCGGTCACCTATTTTTCCCTGCTGGCATTGCCGTCGCTGCTCAGGAACGAGCCGGTGTCCTTCCTGGGCAATCCGGACGCGATGCATGCCTGGTCTTTCACGAAGGACACCGCGAGGACTCTGGTCGCGGCATCGCGCTTCACCGGAGAATGGGGACGCGCGTTTCATGTGCCGTCGCAGCCGGCGTCTGTTCGCGACCTGGTGAAGAAATTCGCAGCCGCGCTGAAGATTGAAGTTCCGAATCTGCTTCCGCTCACGCCGGTCGAACTGGAGCGCATCGGCTTTCACGAAGCGATCGAGATGTCCTACCTGTTCGAAAAGCCGCTTCTGGTCGATGCTGGTGATACGGAGAAACTTCTGGGCGTCACCGCGAGCAGCCTGGACACGATGATCCGCGACACCCTGCCGTAAACGGCGAGCATGAATATGACGAGGAAAAAATATAATGAGCGAACAAAGCGTTCGATGCGCCGGTGCCCGGGGATCTCCCTCGGTCGCTCTACCGCCGCAGCACCGCAATCGTCCGGTTCGCGAACGTCAGCCGTTCGGCCATGACCGACACGAAATAGGTCAGCAGCTTGTGGCTGAGCGCGGGGTCCTCGATCCTGATGGCGTCGAACTGGTGCGTGTTCAGCACATAGAGCACGCTGTTAACCTCGGCCTGGATGGTGGCGCTACGCGGCGTCTGTGACACCAGCCCCATCTCGCCGATCGTGGTGTAGCGGCCGAGGCTGCGCACGCGCGTGGTGCGGTCGTCCTCGGCCGGGATCATGATGCCGACGCGACCGTCGAGGATGAAGTGCATGGAATCCGCGGGATCGCCGGCCTGCACGATGACGTCGCCGGCCTCGACCTCAAGGCGCTGGCAGCGGCGGATCAGCTCGTCGGCATCGTCCTCGCTGTTGAGAATCCCCGTGAACCAGTCGCGCAAGTTTGCCTCCTCCTGCGCGAGTTCCTGATGTTGCGCGATGAGTTCGTTCTCGCACCACTCCAGCGCATGATCGAGCTCGGGAATGATGGTGACGCCTTCGCCGATGAAATCGCTGGAGCGCAGCACCTTCTTGGCCGCGGTAGACAGGTGCACCAGGATCAGCTCGACGCCGAGGTCACCCGCGCTGCGCTTGATCTGCGCAAAACTGTAGGCGGCCGAGGAGTCGACGCCGGTGACGAGCTTGAAGTCGAACAGCAGATAGCGGCACTCCGGGCGCTCCTGGAGCAGTTGCTTGACATGCTGGTAAAGTCGGTTGGCGGAGCCGAAGAACAAATAGCTCTGGAGGTTGAGGCCCCGGATCTTGCCGCCATGGGCCAGCAGCACCTCCTGGTCGTCCCGCGAGCGATCGAGCGAAGAGCGATATTCGGAACCGTCAAAACTGTACTTGATCGATTCGACCCGCGCCGCGCTGAACGCGAAGGTCGCGCAGCCGATGACGACGCCGATCAGGATGCCCGGCACGAAACCCCAGGCGACGATGATCGCGATGATGGCGAGCAGCGAGAGATATTCGAGCTTCGAGAGCCGCTTGCGCGACTCGATGAGCCATTTGTGCAGCTGGTCGGCGCCGAGATAGAGTAGCAGGCCGCCGAGCACGAATTTCGGCATGAAGCCGAGCAGCTCCGGCGCAACTGCGAGCATCAGCAGCGACATGGCCGCAACGGTGAGGCCGGACAGGCGTCCGCGGCCGCCGCTGCTGAAATTCAGGATCGAGCGGCTGACCGAAACGCAGCCGGCATAGCCGGCGAGCGCGCCGGTCAGGATGTTGGCGGCGCCGGTGACATTCAGCTCGCGCTCCAGATTGGCCTCGCGATGCACGGCGACTTCGATCCCGGTGGTGTTGAACAGCGTGCTGGAAGCCGTGACGAAGATGACCGCGACGAGGTTGCCGAGCAGGTCCGGCACCGCGGACCAGGGATAATTGGCAAGATCGTCGGTGTGCCAGGGCAACATGAATGTCGCCGGCGGCGGGGGCTGGAAGGTCCAGCCGAGGGCGCGCGCCTCCTCCGTCGAAATCCCTGCGATCCAGAACGCCAGATGTGCCGTGAGCATGCCGCCGACCAGGATGATCGGCAATCCGAACGGGCTGCGCGAGCGGTGCCAGGCCAGATACAGCACCAGCGCCATCGCGCAGGCGGCGCCCAGCTCCGAAAGCGTGACGCCGTTGGTGAAGCGCAACAGCGTGGCAAACTGCACGGGATGATCGGTGATCACCCGGATCGCGCCCATGACGATCAGAAGCCCGGTGGCCCCCAGGAAGCCGCCGATCACCGGATAAGGCACGTAGCGGATCGCGCGGCCCATCCGCGTCAGTCCCAATCCGCACAGCACGATTCCGGTCAGCACAGTCGACAGGCCGAGCGTGATCAGGACGGGCGAGAGCAGGGGTGCCGATAAATTAGCCGCTTCGATGCGTTCGACCAGCGAGGCGGCCAAAATGCCCGTCACCGCGGCGGTCGAGCTGTCAGGGCCGGCAACCGCGAAGGGCAGCGAGCTGCCAAGCCCGATGACAGCCGCGAGCACGGCAGAGCTGATGAAGGTCGCGGCGATGCCGTAGGACAGATAGGGCGACAGCGGGCCGGTGAAGATCAGCAGCGCATAGGAAAGCCCGAAGGTGACGGTCAGGACGCTGGCGGCGCTTCCGCCCAGTATATCATTCAGCGCACGTTTGATGGACGGATTCAATCCTGTGACCGGATCGAGGCCAATTGCTGGATCTGTCACGCCCCGACACTCGCTCATGAGAATTCCCGTCCGAGAGGTAGACGAGTGCGAGGTTAGCGCAACAGGATTCTTGCAAATATGAGATTGGCAACAGTTTCGGGCACGCTCTCGGCGTCCTCCCGGCTTTCGCCCGGAGGGCGTCGGGGATGGAGCCGGGCAGGGAATGCCGGAAGACGGTAGACCCCTCCACGTCATTGCGAGCGTAGCGAGGCAATCCAGAATCCCTCCGCCGAGACAGTCTGGATTGCTTCGCTTCGCTCGCAATGACGGAGCGAGACGAAACAGTCGGGCTAAATCTTCAGCTCACTCCCCGTCACCCGCCGATATGCTTCCAGGTACCGCTCGCTGGTCGCGTCCACCACGCTTGCCGGCAAGGGCGGCGGCGGGGCATCGCCGTTCCAGCGGCCGGCGCGGCGTTCGACGTCGAGATAGTCGCGCAGCGGCTGCTTGTCGAAACTCGCCTGCGGCTGGCCGGGCTTGTAGGCATCGACCGCCCAGAAGCGCGAACTGTCCGGCGTCATGACCTCGTCGATCAGGATGATGCGGCCGTCCTTGTCGCGGCCGAACTCGAACTTGGTGTCCGCGATGATGATGCCCTGCTCGCGCGCGAGCTCCTCGCCGAGCGTGTAGATCGCGCGCGTCATGCTCTCGAGCGTGTAAGCGACCTCATCGCCGACGACCTCGCGCATCTGCGCGATGGTGATGTTCTCGTCATGGCCGGTTTCGGCCTTGGTCGCCGGGCTGAAGATCGGAGGGTTCAGCTTCTCGCTCTCGACGAGGCCAGCCTTCAGCTTCTCGCCGGCGAGCGTGCCGCTGGCGGCATATTCCTTCCAGGCCGAGCCGGAGAGATAACCGCGGATCACGCATTCGATCGGAAACACGGTGGTCCGGCGCGACAGCATCGCGCGGCCGAGAATCTCGGCGCGATGCGGCTTCAGCGCCGGCACCGCTGCGATGATCTCGTCGGTGTCGGCGCTGATCATGTGATGCGGCACCACGCCCTCGAGCTCGTTGAACCAGAACGCGCTGATCTGGGTCAGCACCGCGCCCTTCATCGGGATGGTCTCGCCCATTACGACGTCGAAGGCGCTGATGCGATCGGTGGTGACGAGCAGCAGGCGGTCGTCGTCGACGGCGTAGATATCGCGCACCTTGCCGCGCCCGATCTTGGGCAAAGGCAGGTCGCTGGAGTGCATGGTGGTCATCGGCAAAGCTTTCGCAGATATGGCCTTCGGGCAGGAAATCCGGCCGCGCCGGACAGCGCGACCGGAAACCGGGATAGCCTATTCCGGCAGCGGAATGAACTCATGTTCCTGCGGAACCGCGGCGAAGCGGCCGGTTTTCCAGTCCTGCTTGGCCTGCTCGATCCGCTCCTTGCTGGAGGAGACGAAATTCCACCAGATGTGGCGCGGCCCTTCCAGCGCATCGCCGCCGAGAAACATCATCCGCGTGGCTTTCAGCGCCTTCACGGTGATGCGGTCGCCGGGGCGGAAGATCAGCAGCCGCGGCCCCTCATAGCGCTCGCCCGCGATCTCGACCTCGCCGTCGACGATATAGATCGCACGCTCCTCGTGATCGGGGTCGAGCGGCACGCTGGCGCCCGCGACAGCCGTAACCTCGGTGTAGAACCAGGGCGACACCATCGACACCGGCGAGGTGATGCCGAAGGCGGAGCCCGCGATCACCCGCGCGGTGAAGTCGCGCTCGGAGATCATCGGCAGATCGCCGGCACCGTAATGCTGGAACGACGGCGCGATCTCCTCCGATCCGGCCGGCAGCGCGATCCAGCTTTGCAGGCCGAGCATCTGTTGTCCCGAGGCGCGCTGCGCATCCGGCGTGCGTTCGGAATGCGCGATGCCGCGCCCGGCCGTCATCAAATTCATCGCGCCGGGCGCGATTTCCTGGACGTTGCCCTCGCTGTCGCGATGCATGATCGCGCCGTCGAACAGATAAGTGACGGTGGCAAGCCCAATATGCGGATGCGGCCGCACGTCCATGCCCTTGCCGGACATGAACTGCACCGGTCCGAAATGATCGAAGAAGATGAAGGGGCCGACCATCTGCCGCCTGCCATGCGGCAGCGCGCGCCGAACCGTGAACCCGTCGCCAAGGTCGCGGGTGCGCGGCACGATGACGAGATCGAGCGCATCGCAGGACATGGGATCGCCGAGGACGGGATCGTTCGAGGGTTGCCAGCTCATGGCGGACTCCTTTTGGCTTTATTCTTGGTTCTGTTGGGCCCGATGGTAGCAGACTTTGGCATCGCCGTCGCGACGAAGCCCTCTGTCATGCCCCGCGCAGGCGGGGCATCCAGTACGCCGCGGCCTCTCGGTTCAATCATTGCCGTCTCGGAGTACTGGATCGCCCGGCCAAGCCAGGCGATGACAGTTGTGGGTGAGGAGGGTCCTTGAAAAAAAGTGCGCAACGAACGATGTTCGGCTGTTTTCAACCGCGACCGATCGCATCGCCCGATGACCCTTGCCGCAACCGAGCTCGCCTTTCGCGCCGCCAGCGTCGCGCTGCTGCTGGTGCTGGCGGCGTCATTGCTCGCCGATTTTCGCAATGTGCCGGCGGGGCGGCTCGGCGCTGCGTTCGTGCTGAGCTCGGCCGCGCATGCTGTGAGCTATTCGTTGGATGTCACGTCGCGGATCCCGCTCTGGCATGCACCGCTGATCGCGTTGTCGACCGGCAGCATCGTCGTGTTCTGGCTGTTCACACGCTCCCTGTTCGACGACGAGTTTCACCTCCGCTGGTGGCACGGATCGGTCTGGGCGCTGGTGACGGCCTTCAGCTTCGCAGGCTGCGTCTGGATTGCACCCAGCGGCCATGTGCGGTTCTCGGTGACGGTGGTCAATCTGATCGTGCTCGGTTTCATCGCGCTTGCGGTCGGGCAGACGATCGCCTCCTGGCCGGCCGACCTGGTCGAGCGCCGCCGCAGCGTTCGCGTCTTCATCGTCTGCGCAACCGCGCTCTATGGCGGGCTGAACGCGGTGCTCCAGATCGCCGTCGCCGGGCACCACGTCGGCGATGTCGCCGAAACCATCAATGCCGGCGTGCTCGCCTGCACCGTTGCGGCGATCGTCTATGCCATGATGCGCGTTGACGGGGCGGATCTGTTTCCGGCCGCGGCGGAGCCCGCAGCGCCGATTGTTTTCAGTCAGCCTGCGGCCGACGTCGCCGCCGATCAAAAGCTCATCGACGCCCTGATGCGGCTGATGGCGGACGAGCGGATCTATCGCCGGGAGAACATCACCATCGGTGTTCTGGCGGGGCGGCTGAAGATTCCGGAATACCGGCTGCGCCGGCTGATCAACCAGCGGCTCGGCTATCGCAACTTCAATGTGTTCCTGAACAACCACCGGATCGAGGAAGCCAAGTCCGCACTCGCCGATCCCGCCCAGGCCGAGGTTCCCGTCATCACCATCGCGATGGACGCGGGCTTCCAGTCGCTCGGCCCCTTCAACCGCGCCTTCAAGGCCGTCACGGGCGTGACGCCAACCGAATATCGGCGGCTCAAAGCCGAGGTGGCTTAGAGCTTATTTCGTTGAAGTTACGTAAGAATTCCAGAATCGACTAGCCCC
Coding sequences:
- a CDS encoding adenosine kinase, yielding MADVKYDVLGIGNALFDVLVRTDEAFLAKHGMTKGSMSLIDEARAAAIYKDMGPATEVSGGSAANTIVGIGSLGARAAYVGKVKDDQIGNLYIHDIRAAGVAFNTPAAKDGSATGCSYILVTADGERTMNTYLGAAQDLSPADIDPAEIAAAGIVYLEGYLWDPKNAKDAFVKAAKVAHDAKRKVALTLSDSFCVDRYRDEFLALMRNGTVDIVFANESELHSLYTTSDFDTALKQLRNDVNLGVVTRSEKGCMVVSPEDAVAAPAFPIAQLVDTTGAGDLFAAGFLFGLARELPYKQCGSLGALAAAEVIQHIGARPQVSLKELAEQRGLTG
- a CDS encoding serine hydrolase domain-containing protein — encoded protein: MQSQAQIDEILRQKSDAQEIPGVVAIAASGNEVLYQGAFGRRDLSKPDPMTTDSVFWIASMTKAVTTAGAMQLVEQDKLSLDAPISEVLPDLAKPQVLEGFDANGEPKLRPANKPITLRHLMTHTAGFCYNMWNGDNAIYLEKTGTPAITTCQNAALKTPIASDPGTRWEYGTNIDFVGKAVEAISGKRLDAYLRDHLFAPLGMNETAFKITDSMRERLVGMHARGEDGQLAAIPFELEQEPEFHMGGGGLYSTAGDYIKFTQMILNKGRGNGNQVLKAETVATMGQNHIGDLNVTRMNSVAPMYSNDVDLYPDQVKKWGLSFLINTAKTPEGRSPNSLAWAGLANTYYWIDPSRDVTGVILMQVLPFADAKCLEAFAEFERGVYAGLDAGSGRKAA
- a CDS encoding NAD-dependent succinate-semialdehyde dehydrogenase, which encodes MTPTAAARAQQATSTLRDRLKDPSLLKEACYIDGAWVGSSVFAVNNPATGVEIAKIPQLSAGDATKAVEAAERAFPAWAKHTAKQRSNILRKWFELIIANREDLALILTSEQGKPLSEALGEVDIGGAYVEFFAEEARRVYGETIPTQRPDARLLAIKQPIGVCGAITPWNFPNSMITRKVSPALAAGCTVVLKPANETPLSALALAVLAEKAGVPKGVFNIITGDAPPIGKVLCEHPAVRFVGFTGSTAVGKILYQQASVGVKRLGLELGGNAPFVVFDDADIDAAVEGAIVSKYRNMGQTCVCANRLYAQDKIYDEFVQKLSKKVATMKIGDGTESGVTQGPLINMKAIDKVERHIADAVKRGAKIVTGGKRSELGRSFFEPTVLSDVKPDSLVAQEETFGPLAPVIRFKDEADVIAMCNASPFGLASYFYSRDLGRVWRVAEALESGMVGVNTGLITTEVAPFGGVKESGLGREGSHHGMEEYVEIKYVMMAGV
- a CDS encoding AraC family transcriptional regulator, with the translated sequence MRAKSSSTPTSFGTTAATTRTEPDSIALEPTPDHRVIIHLSPATRSRCLETGGQFLRQAGDIDLIPSGTAGGFVAETPYQSLQIRLAPGMLDYAAARAGRRASVQLGTHHMLRNERIVFLGQALESDMKAGSPSGPLFAENVGMALAVELLGLADDPPSQTTRLSNAQLQRVLSYVDANLDQALTIDVLSRVAAVSSSHLRTWFKVAMGVTVHRYVLKKRVERAQLLLLQDDRKLSMVALDVGFSHQSHLAKWMRRELGRSPSQLRRSKR
- a CDS encoding NAD(P)H-binding protein, which encodes MGTYVIVGAGPVGRETARLLAEEGHNVVLTSRNAGSLDAANVRTISSDATDAARLAGISKGADAIFMCAMAAYHRWPTDFFPIMDGTVKAAGQVGARLIVLGNVYGYGERAASPLTPDLEPDPTTRKGTARHIMWQRAVRSNVPSLEVRASDYLGEGAVTYFSLLALPSLLRNEPVSFLGNPDAMHAWSFTKDTARTLVAASRFTGEWGRAFHVPSQPASVRDLVKKFAAALKIEVPNLLPLTPVELERIGFHEAIEMSYLFEKPLLVDAGDTEKLLGVTASSLDTMIRDTLP
- a CDS encoding SulP family inorganic anion transporter; its protein translation is MTDPAIGLDPVTGLNPSIKRALNDILGGSAASVLTVTFGLSYALLIFTGPLSPYLSYGIAATFISSAVLAAVIGLGSSLPFAVAGPDSSTAAVTGILAASLVERIEAANLSAPLLSPVLITLGLSTVLTGIVLCGLGLTRMGRAIRYVPYPVIGGFLGATGLLIVMGAIRVITDHPVQFATLLRFTNGVTLSELGAACAMALVLYLAWHRSRSPFGLPIILVGGMLTAHLAFWIAGISTEEARALGWTFQPPPPATFMLPWHTDDLANYPWSAVPDLLGNLVAVIFVTASSTLFNTTGIEVAVHREANLERELNVTGAANILTGALAGYAGCVSVSRSILNFSSGGRGRLSGLTVAAMSLLMLAVAPELLGFMPKFVLGGLLLYLGADQLHKWLIESRKRLSKLEYLSLLAIIAIIVAWGFVPGILIGVVIGCATFAFSAARVESIKYSFDGSEYRSSLDRSRDDQEVLLAHGGKIRGLNLQSYLFFGSANRLYQHVKQLLQERPECRYLLFDFKLVTGVDSSAAYSFAQIKRSAGDLGVELILVHLSTAAKKVLRSSDFIGEGVTIIPELDHALEWCENELIAQHQELAQEEANLRDWFTGILNSEDDADELIRRCQRLEVEAGDVIVQAGDPADSMHFILDGRVGIMIPAEDDRTTRVRSLGRYTTIGEMGLVSQTPRSATIQAEVNSVLYVLNTHQFDAIRIEDPALSHKLLTYFVSVMAERLTFANRTIAVLRR
- a CDS encoding phosphoribosylaminoimidazolesuccinocarboxamide synthase — protein: MTTMHSSDLPLPKIGRGKVRDIYAVDDDRLLLVTTDRISAFDVVMGETIPMKGAVLTQISAFWFNELEGVVPHHMISADTDEIIAAVPALKPHRAEILGRAMLSRRTTVFPIECVIRGYLSGSAWKEYAASGTLAGEKLKAGLVESEKLNPPIFSPATKAETGHDENITIAQMREVVGDEVAYTLESMTRAIYTLGEELAREQGIIIADTKFEFGRDKDGRIILIDEVMTPDSSRFWAVDAYKPGQPQASFDKQPLRDYLDVERRAGRWNGDAPPPPLPASVVDATSERYLEAYRRVTGSELKI
- a CDS encoding pirin family protein; the encoded protein is MSWQPSNDPVLGDPMSCDALDLVIVPRTRDLGDGFTVRRALPHGRRQMVGPFIFFDHFGPVQFMSGKGMDVRPHPHIGLATVTYLFDGAIMHRDSEGNVQEIAPGAMNLMTAGRGIAHSERTPDAQRASGQQMLGLQSWIALPAGSEEIAPSFQHYGAGDLPMISERDFTARVIAGSAFGITSPVSMVSPWFYTEVTAVAGASVPLDPDHEERAIYIVDGEVEIAGERYEGPRLLIFRPGDRITVKALKATRMMFLGGDALEGPRHIWWNFVSSSKERIEQAKQDWKTGRFAAVPQEHEFIPLPE